GATCTTAGATCCGGGAGTCTTGCTCGGCTGGGGGTTGCTTTTCGGACAGgtgtatgttttgtaacaggTTTGTTAACAGACTTACAGAACAAAGGTGCTTTTGTAAGATAGAGAAATCTTTCGCTATTATGTAGATACTTAAGGAACAAACAGGAGAGAGTGATTTTCATgagttataaaaatcaaacactttttattatgaaagctgaacaaagaaatataagaaagtttaacttttgtaaaagaattctttttgctATTATGTAAAGATACTTTAGGCACAAACAGGAGCTTGTATATTTCGAgtcttaaaaaatcaaaaactatGTATTATGAAggaagtaaaagaaatatatcagaattaacttttgaaagaaaattcttttgctATTATGCAGAGATACTTTAGGCATAAACAGGAACTTGTACATTTCCTGTctcaaaaaatcaaaaactattgtaggATATTTCCGCCTGCGCCTTTTCTCTCGAAATCATTCCATCGGGAGCTCGTTCGCGTCCGCGACCGGTCGTTCACGCTCGTGTTACCATGCGACTTCGCTACCGGTCGTTCGTTTTCGGCGGTCTTCGTTTCCGCTCGGGGTCTCGCGCTTCCATTACAGCAGATCGTGAGCGACCCTCGCCATGCTCACTTTACATAACCACAAAAAACGCGTCGATCAGTCGgaatcatttttcttttgtgtatTTCTACCTCCTcaataaagtacaaaataagAAGACTCTAAATTTCTTCGAACACACCTTCCCGAGAAATCACGCCGGGAAATTCAGTGTGTGGGGCACAAGCCCGAAACGGCCAAAAGCCGACACATatggtccttcgagccggacGCGCCTTTTTCATCACGGCACGCCGTGACGATCGACGCCATAGAGGAGGATCGAGAAACAAGCATTACAGTAATATCTGCGCGGCAAGGAGGCGTGCGGTCGGGATTTTACAAAGACATACGACTTCCCACGACGCTTTCCCTTGTCCGAACGAACGAGCCGATACTCGGCAACGTGCCCATCGTCGAGCGCTTCAGCATTGCCACGGCGACATTCCTCAACTACTACAAGGGCATCGATAGACTGCGGCGACGCGTCTAACATACAAGGACGGCAGGTGATTCCCTGCAATATTCCTGTCGTCAAGCGCACGAGCCGATCCACGACAACGTGCCCGTCATCGAGCGCTTCAGCAGTTCCAGATCGACCTTCCTCATCTACGAGGACATCAATCGACTTCGGCGACGCTCTTCGTCTTCGACAGCATCGAGTGATTCTTACGAACTCCCCCACCCCCTCCTTCTTCAAAGGCATCAGGCGATTCCTGCGACGCTTCCGCCTTCGGGCTTGCGAGCGTAGAATCGAGAGCGAGGTAAGGTTAACTCTTCAACGGTCGTTGCCAACCATCTTTGTTTATCGCGTGAATTCGCCTCTATTTATTCGCCATGGCTAACGACGATGTAAACACACTCAAAAGGCGTCGCGCAACAATATTAGGATCATGTACGAGGATACGCAATTTTGTAGAAGCGGCCGAATCCGTTACACCGTCCGTAGCGGCTCAATTTGAGGAACGTAAGATTAAATTGGAGAACCATTGGACCGAATATGACATCGTACAAACTAAATTAGAGATGCATGACGAATCCGAAGCAAATCACCGCGTCACCTTTGAAGACGCGTTCTATTCCTTGTCGGCCAAAATTCGCGAAATGCTCAATATTTCGACACGCGGTACGGCCATGGTCGCGCCGGCATCGTTAGATGCGAACCAAGCGCAGGAATCCGATAGAATAAAATTGCCGAAGTTAGACATTCCTAAATTTTCCGGAAAATATGACGAATGGTTTTCGTTCTACGATACCTTCAAATCAACGGTGCATGAGAACAAATCTCTCAGTAACGTTCAAAAATTGCGTTATCTAAAGAGCGCTCTTCTTGACAGCGCGCTCAAGCTAATAAATTCCTTAGAAATTTCCGACATAAATTACGAGGTGGCATGGAACTTATTACAAGAGCGTTATTGTAACCAACGTGTGATCGTTCAGGATCACATAAGCGCGATCTTAGATTTAGCAACtatgaaaagagaaaatgttaTCGAACTGCGACAAATCGCAGATGGCGCAACGACACACATTCAGGCCCTTCAGGCTCTAAAGCGTCCTACATCTGAATGGgatgatatattaattataattttaagtcgCAAACTTGACGCGCGCACTCTCCGCGATTGGCGATTGTCGCTAAAGGGTTCTGAACTGCCCACCTTAAAACAGTTTCTCGGCTTTATAACACATCGATGTCAAACTCTCGAGACGGCTAGCAGACCGGATGTCAATTCTcccaaaaatgaaaatacgcAGTCACAATCCAACACGAAACGTCAGTCTTCGTGTACTGCGACGATTAAATCTAAATGCGGTTTTTGTAACGGAGAGCATCTCATatattattgtcaaaattttttagcattGCCCATCTCCCAAAGAGTTTTAGAAATTCGTAAGCGCAAACTGTGCACCAATTGTCTAAGATCCATTGATCATTCTTCAAATAAATGCCCATCAAGCAATTGCAGAGTTTGCAAGGCGAAACACAATACATTGCTTCATCTTGCAACTGCCGAAACAAAGGAAAGGGAAAAACGCGATCGCGCTACCGAAAGCGGCGCCGAAACGAGCCCGACCAGCTCTTCGGCTGCCGTAGTCACGCACTCCACACATTCTCTTGATGGCAAATGCGTTATGCTCTCTACTGCCGTCGTTTATGCATATGATAGCAAGGGCTCTCGCAAATCTTGTCGCGTCTTACTGGACAGCGGTTCTCAAGCCAATTTCATATCAAAAAGGTTCTCAGATGCACTCGGACTTCCAACAAATTCAATCGACATCTCGATCTCGGGTGTAAACAAAACAGTCACGAGATCGTCTAAATCCACAACAGTATGTTTACAGTCACGTACCAATGCCTTCAGCATTTCGAGCGATTGTATAATCACAGATCAAGTAACGAATAAACTTCCCGCCTTTACCATGAAAAGAAGTGCATTTGAGATACCGCAAAATTTGAGATTGGCTGATCCGCAGTTCCACATCTCATCAGAAATCGACATATTAATAGGCGCGGAACACTTCTGGGACTTGCTCTGTGTCGGTCAAATTAGGGCCTCCCCAACACATCCGACGTTACAAAAAACGCGATTCGGGTGGATCTTAGCCGGACGACTGAGCGGCTCACCGACTTCCGGACAACGCATACAATCATTTCACGCGACCGTGACCAACACGCAATTACGCGATCAATTATCGCTTTTCTGGCAAGTCGAGGACGTTGCTGAAAATCCAAATAATCATACGATTGAGGAGGCTCAGTGTGAACAACACTTTTTGCAAAACTTATCTCGAACTCCGCAGGGCAGATTTGTCGTTAAGCTTCCGTGTAAGGAACCAGGTTTTGACAAACTCGGAGAGTCAAGGGACGTTGCCCTGAAAAGGCTGTATAGCTTAGAAAGGCGTTTTAGACGCGATcccgaattaaaaattcaatactcTCAATTCTTAAATGAATATTTGGCATTAGGCCACATGATGCAAATTGACGAACAATCCGATGATAATTCGAAATCCTTCTACTTACCTCATCATTGCGTCTTCAAGCCTACTCTGGGTTCCAACAAAATTAGAGTGGTCTTCGACGCTTCGAGCAAAAGCTCTACTGGCACCTCTCTGAATGAAGTACTAATGGTGGGTCCAACCGTTCAACAGGATCTACTATCTATATTACTCCGATTCCGCATTTTTCGTTATGTTCTCGCGGCGGATATCATTAAAATGTATCGGCAGATAAAGGTGCACCCCTCGCAAACGCGCTACCAACGCATTCTTTGGCGGGACGATCCGAATTCCGACGTCAAGGTTTACGAACTCGTTACGGTTACATACGGCACGTCTTCCGCTTCTTATTTGGACACTCGGTGTCTCAAATGGCTAGCCGAACGATACTCAAGCAAATATCCGAGTGGCTCTACATCCGTGGGACGCGATTTTTATGTAGATGATCTGCTCACGGGAGCCGATACAATTGATCAAGCCAAAACAATTCGCGATGAGGTCATTAATCTATTGCGCTTGGGAGGGTTCGAGCTCAGCAAATGGGCATCCAATTGCCCTGACTTGTTGACGGACCTTAGCAAtcaaaataacaatgttattataatcgACAAGGACTCAGAATCATCTCTTTTGGGGGTTCATTGGAATCAGACTAAAGACACACTccttttttcttacaaaaatagcGACACTCATGATACAGTTTCCAAACGAACAATTCTATCTGAGGTGGCTCGATTGTTCGACCCGCTAGGCCTATTAGGCCCGGTAATTGTTTTGACCAAACTAATCTTACAAGAACTCTGGCAATTGGGCTCTCACTGGGATGAGTCGGTTCCACAACACCTCCATTCGCGCTGATCGGAACTCAAAGCACAATTGACTACTATCAATCAGCTCTCCATTCCGCGCTGCGTTAAATTCACTACTGATCCGCTATCCATACAGCTTCATGGCTTTTGTGATGCAAGTCAGCGGGCGTATGGAGCGTGCGTCTATGTGCGTACGCAAttcaaaaaaaatgaatatcgCACCGAATTGTTGACTTCTAAGTCTCGCGTTGCACCGCTCAAGGCTGTATCTCTGCCGCGCCTTGAACTCTCGGCAGCATTGTTGCTAGCGGGACTAATCAAGAAAATCGGCGCGTCATTTGACCTGACCAACTTGCAAACGTTTTTATGGTCAGACTCTACAATCGTCCTGAACTGGATATCCTCACCGTCGCGACAATGGTCCGTTTTCGTGGCTAATCGAGTGGGCGAAATCCAAGGCATTACGGACCCAGAACGTTGGCGTCACGTCAAATCTTCGGACAATCCTGCCGACATTTTATCTCGTGGACTCAATCCGCGTGAACTAGCAAGTTCATCAATATGGTGGCACGGTCCCACCTTTTTACAACAAAGCGACGAGCTCTGGCCTAACAGTGAATTCGTTCGCACAACAAAAAACCTCCCGGAACAAAGGCAATGCCATGCGGCCATCGCCGTTTTCGAAAATAACATCGTAAATGAGTTGCTTAATAGACACTCAACTCTCAACAAAGCATGTCGCATTCTATCATATTGCTTAAGGTTCTCTAAGCCTTATCGCAAATTTGCATCGACCAATTTCATATCTCACCAAGAAACTCAATCAGCTCTGTGCATCATGTGCAAGGTAGTACAAGCTCAGACGTTCGCAGAGGAACATAGGGCGTTATGCAAGGGCAACGTTATTAATTCTTCAAGCAGCATTTTGTCCCTCTCTCCATTCATAGGTAAAGATGGATTAATTCGAGTGGGCGGAAGGCTAGACAATTCagatttgaattttgacaTCCGCCATCCGATTTTACTACCGCGCAATCACATATTAACCAAACGTATAATAGAGCAGGAGCATCTGCGCAATGCACACGCTGGCACACAAGCCACCATGGCGGCAGTGAGACAACGGTTCTGGCCAATCTCGATGCGATCAATTAcgcgaaaaattatcaaaaattgtgtAACTTGTTTCAAAACAAATCCTATTTATTCGGAGGCCATAATGGGTTCACTACCCGCAGGTCGCGTGACCATTTCAAAACCGTTCTCCCACTGTGGGGTGGACTATGCCGGTCCCTTTCTGCTACGCGAATCGAAACGACGCAATGCCCGTAGTCATAAGGCCTATCTGGCCATTTTCGTGTGCTTCGCGACAAAGGGAGTGCACTTAGAACTCGTTAGCGACCTTACCAGCGATACCTTTATTGGCGCACTCAAACGATTTGTGTCGCGTAAAGGAAAACCGAGTTGTATGTATTCCGACAACGGAACCACCTTCGTCGGAGCTCAAAGGCAATTAAAGgaattttttgattttctaAGCAATGAACAAACTCAAACTAGTGTTCAATTCTTTTTACGTGACCAGGGAACTTCCTGGAAATTTATACCTCCCAACTCTCCGCACTTCGGCGGTTTGTGGGAGGCAGCAGTAAAATCtgcaaaattacatttacatcGAATAGTCGGAAGATCGCCTTTGACCTTCGAAGAGTTACAGAcaatattttgtgaaatagAGGCGATTCTGAATTCGCGTCCGATTACGCCACTAAGCGCTGATCCTAACGACTTAGCCTATTTAACTCCGGGTCATTTCTTGGTTGGCACCGCCCTGAACAGTTTTCCTTACGAAAATCTAATCGATATTAATGAAAACAGATTAGTGCGTTGGCAGCAAATCGAGCAAATGCGGCAACATTTTTGGCACAGATGGAGCCGAGAGTACCTACATACTCTCCAAGAACGttcaaaatggaaaattaataAGGGCGAGCAGTTAAAGCTCAATCAAATGGTACTATTGCAAGTACAGGGCCTTGCACCACTCCAGTGGCTACTAGGCCGAGTTGAAGAAATTCATCCGGGCGCCGACAATGTTGTCCGTACCGCTACTATCCGTACAGCAAGGGGTCTATATACTAGACCCCTGTCAAAAATTGCTATTTTGCCACTAGATTCATGacatgttatttaatatccaACTGTATTTTAGCCTACTTAAGCGTCgactgtatatttttatattgagtCAGTTATCCGTCTTGTAACCTCGACATTCAGAAGATTTTCTCATTTGTTACCCCTTTTAAGcagattttattgtatttccgCATTCTGTGCTTTAAGTTTTTACCTTCGTAATTGAATTCGTTTGTTTTAGATGCTACATAAACAGCTACGTTCATGCGTTTTGAAAGTGAATCCTTTCAACGGGGGCGGCATTGTAGGATATTTCCGCCTGCGCCTTTTCTCTCGAAATCATTCCATCGGGAGCTCGTTCGCGTCCGCGACCGGTCGTTCACGCTCGTGTTACCATGCGACTTCGCTACCGGTCGTTCGTTTTCGGCGGTCTTCGTTTCCGCTCGGGGTCTCGCGCTTCCATTACAGCAGATCGTGAGCGACCCTCGCCATGCTCACTTTACATAACCACAAAAAACGCGTCGATCAGTCGgaatcatttttcttttgtgtatTTCTACCTCCTcaataaagtacaaaataagAAGACTCTAAATTTCTTCGAACACACCTTCCCGAGAAATC
This genomic stretch from Monomorium pharaonis isolate MP-MQ-018 chromosome 4, ASM1337386v2, whole genome shotgun sequence harbors:
- the LOC118645343 gene encoding uncharacterized protein LOC118645343 produces the protein MANDDVNTLKRRRATILGSCTRIRNFVEAAESVTPSVAAQFEERKIKLENHWTEYDIVQTKLEMHDESEANHRVTFEDAFYSLSAKIREMLNISTRGTAMVAPASLDANQAQESDRIKLPKLDIPKFSGKYDEWFSFYDTFKSTVHENKSLSNVQKLRYLKSALLDSALKLINSLEISDINYEVAWNLLQERYCNQRVIVQDHISAILDLATMKRENVIELRQIADGATTHIQALQALKRPTSEWDDILIIILSRKLDARTLRDWRLSLKGSELPTLKQFLGFITHRCQTLETASRPDVNSPKNENTQSQSNTKRQSSCTATIKSKCGFCNGEHLIYYCQNFLALPISQRVLEIRKRKLCTNCLRSIDHSSNKCPSSNCRVCKAKHNTLLHLATAETKEREKRDRATESGAETSPTSSSAAVVTHSTHSLDGKCVMLSTAVVYAYDSKGSRKSCRVLLDSGSQANFISKRFSDALGLPTNSIDISISGVNKTVTRSSKSTTVCLQSRTNAFSISSDCIITDQVTNKLPAFTMKRSAFEIPQNLRLADPQFHISSEIDILIGAEHFWDLLCVGQIRASPTHPTLQKTRFGWILAGRLSGSPTSGQRIQSFHATVTNTQLRDQLSLFWQVEDVAENPNNHTIEEAQCEQHFLQNLSRTPQGRFVVKLPCKEPGFDKLGESRDVALKRLYSLERRFRRDPELKIQYSQFLNEYLALGHMMQIDEQSDDNSKSFYLPHHCVFKPTLGSNKIRVVFDASSKSSTGTSLNEVLMVGPTVQQDLLSILLRFRIFRYVLAADIIKMYRQIKVHPSQTRYQRILWRDDPNSDVKVYELVTVTYGTSSASYLDTRCLKWLAERYSSKYPSGSTSVGRDFYVDDLLTGADTIDQAKTIRDEVINLLRLGGFELSKWASNCPDLLTDLSNQNNNVIIIDKDSESSLLGVHWNQTKDTLLFSYKNSDTHDTVSKRTILSEVARLFDPLGLLGPLHGFCDASQRAYGACVYVRTQFKKNEYRTELLTSKSRVAPLKAVSLPRLELSAALLLAGLIKKIGASFDLTNLQTFLWSDSTIVLNWISSPSRQWSVFVANRVGEIQGITDPERWRHVKSSDNPADILSRGLNPRELASSSIWWHGPTFLQQSDELWPNSEFVRTTKNLPEQRQCHAAIAVFENNIVNELLNRHSTLNKACRILSYCLRFSKPYRKFASTNFISHQETQSALCIMCKVVQAQTFAEEHRALCKGNVINSSSSILSLSPFIGKDGLIRVGGRLDNSDLNFDIRHPILLPRNHILTKRIIEQEHLRNAHAGTQATMAAVRQRFWPISMRSITRKIIKNCVTCFKTNPIYSEAIMGSLPAGRVTISKPFSHCGVDYAGPFLLRESKRRNARSHKAYLAIFVCFATKGVHLELVSDLTSDTFIGALKRFVSRKGKPSCMYSDNGTTFVGAQRQLKEFFDFLSNEQTQTSVQFFLRDQGTSWKFIPPNSPHFGGLWEAAVKSAKLHLHRIVGRSPLTFEELQTIFCEIEAILNSRPITPLSADPNDLAYLTPGHFLVGTALNSFPYENLIDINENRLVRWQQIEQMRQHFWHRWSREYLHTLQERSKWKINKGEQLKLNQMVLLQVQGLAPLQWLLGRVEEIHPGADNVVRTATIRTARGLYTRPLSKIAILPLDS